From the genome of Ananas comosus cultivar F153 linkage group 16, ASM154086v1, whole genome shotgun sequence, one region includes:
- the LOC109722142 gene encoding trafficking protein particle complex subunit 2-like, whose protein sequence is MTSTACFVIVSRNDIPIYEAEVGSAPKKEEIAYQHQFVLHAALDIVQDLAWTTSAMFLKGVDRFNDLVVSVYVTAGHTRLMLLHDSRNEDGIKSFFQEVHELYIKILLNPLYLPGSRITSSHFDTKVRALARKYL, encoded by the exons ATGACAAGTACGGCATGCTTTGTAATTGTTAGTAGAAATGATATTCCTATATATGAAGCCGAAGTGGGATCTGCTCCAAAG AAAGAAGAAATAGCTTACCAGCACCAGTTTGTTTTGCACGCCGCATTAGATATTGTCCAGGACCTTGCATGGACTACAAGTGCCAT GTTTTTAAAGGGCGTGGACAGATTCAATGATCTAGTGGTATCTGTGTATGTTACTGCAGGTC ATACTAGATTGATGCTACTCCATGATTCACGTAATGAGGATGGGATAAAAAGCTTTTTTCAAGAGGTTCATGAACTTTACATAAAG ATTCTCCTGAATCCTCTATACCTACCTGGCTCGCGCATCACATCCTCTCATTTTGATACCAAGGTTAGGGCTCTTGCGAGGAAATATCTGTGA
- the LOC109722141 gene encoding peptide deformylase 1A, chloroplastic — MMESSSSSSMMMQRFCHRRRLLHLLRPPTSSSSSNGALLRLPRPQSRLLPQPIRSRKRSSSSSAVAGWFSMGFGAKKKSGQLPEIVKAGDPVLHEPAQEVAAADIGSEKLERIIDDMIAVMRNAPGVGLAAPQIGIPLKIIVLEDTKEYISYAPKKEIGAQDRRPFDLLVILNPKLQKRSNKTALFFEGCLSVDGFRAVVERHLEVEVSGLSRDGRPIKIEASGWQARILQHECDHLDGTLYVDKMVPRTFRTVENLDLPLATGCPKLGVR; from the exons ATGATggagagcagcagcagcagcagcatgatGATGCAGCGCTtctgccaccgccgccgcctcctccacctcctccgaccccccacctcctcctcctcctccaacggCGCTCTTCTTCGCCTTCCCCGACCCCAATCTCGCCTCCTCCCGCAGCCTATCCGATCGAGGAAGCGCTCCTCGTCGTCATCGGCGGTCGCCGGCTGGTTCTCGATGGGGTTCGGGGCGAAGAAGAAGAGCGGCCAGTTGCCGGAGATCGTGAAGGCGGGCGACCCCGTCCTCCACGAGCCGGCCCAGGAGGTCGCCGCCGCCGACATCGGGTCGGAGAAGCTGGAGAGGATCATCGACGACATGATCGCCGTCATGAGGAACGCCCCCGGCGTCGGCCTCGCCGCTCCCCAGATCGGCATTCCCCTCAAG ATTATTGTTCTGGAAGACACTAAGGAATACATTAGTTATGCTCCTAAGAAGGAAATTGGAGCACAAGATCGACGCCCCTTTGATCTTTTG GTCATTCTGAACCCGAAGCTTCAAAAGAGAAGTAACAAGACTGCACTGTTCTTTGAGGGATGTTTGAG TGTCGATGGGTTTCGAGCAGTAGTGGAACGGCACCTCGAGGTTGAAGTCTCGGGTCTGAGCCGCGACGGGCGTCCGATCAAGATTGAAGCAAGTGGTTGGCAGGCACGGATCTTGCAGCACGAATGCGATCACCTGGACGGCACATTATACGTCGATAAGATGGTGCCGAGGACCTTTAGGACGGTTGAGAATTTGGATTTGCCTCTTGCTACGGGTTGTCCAAAACTCGGTGTTCGCTAA
- the LOC109722144 gene encoding uncharacterized protein LOC109722144 isoform X1: MYGAHQHDHHFPCLHCHPQSYIRMVQHLIERCLLLHMTREDCVRALAKRANIRPLVTLTVWKELLKENRGFFTAYFQDEPDQERVSRTMKSRKQQARWKNTWRVHLAEAAEHAWSERN, translated from the exons ATGTATGGTGCTCACCAACATGACCACCATTTTCCTTGCTTGCATTGTCACCCACAAAGCTACATCAGGATG GTCCAGCATCTAATAGAGAGGTGTCTCCTCCTCCACATGACTCGCGAGGATTGCGTCAGGGCCCTCGCTAAGCGCGCCAATATTCGGCCCCTCGTCACCCTaacag TGTGGAAAGAGCTGTTGAAAGAGAACAGAGGCTTCTTCACTGCATACTTCCAAG ATGAACCTGATCAAGAGAGGGTGTCAAGAACCATGAAAAGTAGGAAGCAGCAAGCAAG GTGGAAAAATACATGGAGAGTGCATTTAGCAGAAGCTGCAGAACATGCATGGAGTGAAAGAAACTAA
- the LOC109722144 gene encoding uncharacterized protein LOC109722144 isoform X3 — protein sequence MHACISLLDSVQHLIERCLLLHMTREDCVRALAKRANIRPLVTLTVWKELLKENRGFFTAYFQDEPDQERVSRTMKSRKQQARWKNTWRVHLAEAAEHAWSERN from the exons atgcatgcatgcattagTCTGCTTGATAGT GTCCAGCATCTAATAGAGAGGTGTCTCCTCCTCCACATGACTCGCGAGGATTGCGTCAGGGCCCTCGCTAAGCGCGCCAATATTCGGCCCCTCGTCACCCTaacag TGTGGAAAGAGCTGTTGAAAGAGAACAGAGGCTTCTTCACTGCATACTTCCAAG ATGAACCTGATCAAGAGAGGGTGTCAAGAACCATGAAAAGTAGGAAGCAGCAAGCAAG GTGGAAAAATACATGGAGAGTGCATTTAGCAGAAGCTGCAGAACATGCATGGAGTGAAAGAAACTAA